A single Arachnia propionica DNA region contains:
- a CDS encoding MFS transporter: MSTNPPARETTSPGARQGMCVPAVLFGVVVVFLAQGILERVVRRAQQGFAPPGSNVQTLAASTLILPALQVAVCILFLFPWALLGDRYGPRLPYAGGLFVWALGVFAGSWSGSAEFLLASYALQAAGVAAVLPAALAVVTNAQSYRGGFLTGLVIAFPALLHLPGSLIADLMARSMDWRAALLLISVAAVPPLILGWLAIPSGPVEAGPDDGPALESRPGRGRTVVQTLLLGAVLFGFRIHLELAFSAHYDQLTLSGAAGYFRAHNGLVNFPFIAGLAAGFVVGAMIAGGRTNTWLAWLIAATGVGIASVPLLPFDIAVLTGAVLASAGLGIGLSGQLVALLRLAAGNRISRAAALFQVAQNLGYGVGIGVPMALILALGDTVTPDARVHLFLGCSLILLVTGLVLALRKPKNRVAAQRDSEE; this comes from the coding sequence ATGAGCACCAACCCACCAGCCCGGGAAACCACATCCCCGGGGGCTCGGCAGGGCATGTGCGTCCCGGCGGTCCTGTTCGGGGTCGTGGTCGTGTTCCTGGCACAGGGGATCCTCGAACGGGTGGTGCGGCGGGCCCAGCAGGGTTTTGCTCCCCCCGGGTCGAACGTCCAGACCTTGGCCGCATCCACCCTGATTCTCCCCGCTTTGCAGGTGGCGGTCTGCATCCTTTTCCTGTTCCCATGGGCCCTCCTCGGCGACCGTTACGGGCCGCGCCTGCCCTACGCCGGCGGCCTGTTCGTGTGGGCGCTGGGGGTGTTCGCGGGGAGCTGGTCGGGTTCGGCGGAGTTCCTGCTCGCGAGCTACGCGCTCCAGGCGGCCGGGGTGGCGGCGGTGCTTCCCGCCGCGCTCGCCGTCGTCACGAACGCGCAGTCGTACCGGGGCGGTTTCCTCACCGGCCTGGTCATCGCCTTTCCTGCGCTCCTCCACCTGCCGGGGTCGCTGATCGCCGACCTGATGGCCAGGTCGATGGACTGGCGGGCGGCGCTGCTGCTGATCTCCGTCGCCGCCGTCCCGCCCCTGATCCTGGGCTGGTTGGCGATCCCCTCCGGTCCCGTCGAGGCCGGACCCGACGACGGCCCCGCCCTGGAGAGCCGCCCCGGACGGGGTCGCACGGTGGTGCAGACCCTGCTGCTCGGCGCCGTGTTGTTCGGGTTCCGGATCCATCTGGAACTGGCCTTCTCCGCGCACTACGACCAGCTCACCCTCAGCGGCGCCGCCGGGTATTTCAGGGCCCACAACGGCCTGGTCAACTTCCCCTTCATCGCGGGACTTGCGGCAGGATTCGTCGTGGGTGCGATGATCGCGGGAGGCCGCACGAACACCTGGCTGGCGTGGTTGATCGCCGCGACGGGCGTCGGGATCGCGTCGGTCCCGCTGCTGCCCTTCGACATCGCCGTCCTGACCGGCGCCGTCCTGGCCTCGGCGGGGCTCGGAATCGGGTTGTCGGGACAGCTGGTCGCGCTGTTGCGTCTCGCTGCCGGGAACCGGATCTCCCGGGCCGCCGCCCTTTTCCAGGTGGCCCAGAACCTCGGCTACGGGGTGGGGATCGGGGTTCCCATGGCCCTGATCCTCGCTCTGGGAGACACCGTCACACCGGATGCAAGGGTCCATCTGTTCCTGGGCTGCTCCCTGATCCTGCTGGTCACGGGACTCGTCCTGGCGCTGAGGAAACCGAAGAACCGGGTGGCGGCGCAACGAGACAGCGAAGAGTAA
- a CDS encoding NAD(P)H-quinone oxidoreductase, translating to MRAVIVEEPGDVEALTIKETPTPTPQPGEVLVRTVAAGVNRADLLQRRGYYPPPKGITDIIGLEASGVVEAIGAGVTRWRIGDEVVALLAGGGYAEYFVAPEGQLVPPPPGVDLVTAAGLLEVAATVVSNMDVAGLKTGETLLVHGGAGGVGTFATQYAKSLGAHVVATAGSDPKLLHCLAHGAKVALDYHGDWVDGVREATGGRGADVILDIMGAKYLEANVKALAKRGRMVVIGLQGGTKGTLNLGLLLQKMGTVTATSLRFRPVAEKAAICARVVETVWPRVGNGEIRPAPETRVPFDEVRRAHQILESGDNVGKLVLVF from the coding sequence ATGCGAGCTGTCATCGTCGAGGAGCCCGGGGACGTCGAGGCCCTGACCATCAAGGAAACCCCCACCCCCACCCCCCAGCCGGGGGAGGTGCTGGTGCGCACCGTCGCCGCGGGCGTGAACCGCGCCGACCTGCTGCAGCGCCGCGGCTACTACCCGCCCCCGAAGGGCATCACCGACATCATCGGCCTGGAGGCCTCCGGTGTCGTCGAGGCGATCGGCGCCGGTGTGACCCGCTGGAGGATCGGCGACGAGGTGGTGGCGCTGCTCGCGGGCGGCGGCTACGCGGAGTATTTCGTCGCCCCCGAGGGGCAGCTGGTTCCCCCTCCCCCCGGGGTGGATCTCGTGACCGCCGCGGGCCTGCTGGAGGTGGCCGCCACCGTCGTCTCGAACATGGACGTCGCAGGTTTGAAGACCGGTGAGACGCTGCTGGTCCACGGCGGGGCGGGTGGGGTCGGCACCTTCGCCACCCAGTACGCCAAATCCCTCGGCGCGCACGTCGTCGCCACCGCCGGCAGCGACCCGAAGCTGCTGCACTGCCTGGCACACGGCGCCAAGGTGGCGCTCGACTACCACGGCGACTGGGTAGACGGGGTGCGCGAGGCCACCGGAGGTCGTGGTGCGGACGTGATCCTGGACATCATGGGCGCCAAATACCTGGAGGCGAACGTCAAGGCCCTCGCCAAACGCGGCCGCATGGTGGTGATCGGCCTCCAGGGCGGCACCAAGGGCACCCTCAACCTGGGGCTGCTGCTGCAGAAGATGGGCACCGTCACGGCAACGTCGCTGCGGTTCCGGCCGGTCGCGGAGAAGGCCGCGATCTGCGCCCGGGTGGTGGAGACGGTGTGGCCGAGGGTCGGCAACGGCGAGATCCGCCCCGCCCCCGAGACCCGCGTCCCGTTCGACGAGGTACGCCGGGCGCACCAGATCCTCGAATCCGGGGACAACGTCGGCAAGCTGGTGCTGGTGTTCTGA
- a CDS encoding pseudouridine synthase, whose product MREFLLDKLGPGRDCVDPMLARGGFVDEHGAPWRGDEPYRPNAFVWFHRELRPEAEVPGALEVLHRDERVVVFDKPHFLSTIPRGRHVLQSAVVKGRATTGLPELSAAHRLDRGTAGVLLMTTGKRWRSAYQDVFARREASKVYEAIAPFDPDIGFPQVVRSHLVKRVGVLQAETLDLPPNSETRIDVIEVRGAWARYEVRPRTGRTHQIRAHFNQLGLPLLGDPLYPVISEVDIDDFTTPLRLLARELSFTDPVDGNERRFTSRRRLTWPDEVA is encoded by the coding sequence ATGCGGGAGTTCCTGCTCGACAAGCTGGGACCCGGCCGCGACTGCGTCGACCCGATGCTGGCTCGCGGTGGCTTCGTCGACGAGCACGGCGCGCCGTGGCGGGGCGACGAACCGTACCGGCCCAACGCCTTCGTCTGGTTCCACCGGGAGTTACGGCCGGAGGCCGAGGTGCCGGGCGCGTTGGAGGTGCTGCACCGCGACGAACGGGTCGTCGTGTTCGACAAACCGCACTTCCTGTCGACCATTCCGCGCGGCAGGCACGTGCTGCAGAGCGCCGTCGTGAAAGGCAGGGCGACCACGGGACTGCCGGAGTTGTCGGCGGCGCACCGGCTGGATCGCGGCACCGCCGGGGTGCTGCTGATGACCACGGGGAAGCGGTGGCGCTCGGCCTATCAGGACGTGTTCGCGCGCCGCGAGGCGAGCAAGGTCTACGAGGCCATCGCCCCCTTCGACCCGGACATCGGGTTCCCGCAGGTGGTGAGGTCGCACCTGGTCAAACGCGTGGGGGTGCTGCAGGCCGAGACCCTGGACCTGCCGCCGAACTCGGAGACGCGGATCGACGTGATCGAGGTGCGCGGCGCGTGGGCCCGCTACGAGGTCCGTCCCCGAACCGGCCGGACCCACCAGATCCGCGCCCACTTCAATCAGCTCGGGCTGCCACTGCTCGGCGACCCGCTCTACCCGGTGATCTCGGAAGTGGACATCGACGACTTCACCACCCCGCTGCGACTGCTGGCCCGGGAGCTGTCCTTCACCGACCCCGTCGACGGAAACGAGCGGCGTTTCACGTCGCGTCGGCGGCTCACCTGGCCGGACGAGGTCGCATGA
- a CDS encoding nucleotide sugar dehydrogenase gives MKIAVIALGKIGLPLAVQFADMGHEVVGVDVQQTVVDKVNAGTEPFPGEAHLQEKLSVLVPAGKLRATCDYSEAIPGVDAIVIVVPLFVNDETWQPDFGWMEAATRSFAEHLTPGTLISYETTLPVGTTRNRWKPMIEEISGLEEGKDFHLVFSPERVLTGRVFEDLRKYPKLVGGLSPEGTAKGIDFYEQVLTFNERPDLPQGNGVWDMGSAEAAEMAKLAETTYRDVNIGLANQFGKFAAAHGIDVHKVIDASNSQPYSHIHRPGIAVGGHCIPVYPRLYLYTDPEATIVRTAREANMTMPGYAIGLAEGVLGDLKGRRVVVLGASYRGRVKETAFSGVFPTVEILKSKGVEVLVHDPMYTDEELAAFGFTPYRLGEPVDAAILQADHPEYLDLTPTDLPGTQVIIDGRGVLDPARWKGVAYRSIGDGTAR, from the coding sequence GTGAAGATCGCCGTCATAGCACTCGGCAAGATCGGGCTGCCCCTGGCAGTCCAGTTCGCTGACATGGGCCATGAAGTCGTCGGCGTCGACGTTCAGCAGACCGTTGTGGACAAGGTCAACGCCGGAACCGAGCCCTTCCCGGGCGAGGCCCATCTCCAGGAGAAACTGTCGGTGTTGGTCCCGGCCGGGAAGTTGCGCGCCACCTGTGACTATTCGGAGGCCATTCCGGGAGTCGACGCGATCGTGATCGTCGTCCCGCTGTTCGTCAACGACGAGACCTGGCAGCCCGACTTCGGCTGGATGGAGGCCGCCACCCGGTCCTTCGCCGAGCACCTCACGCCGGGCACTCTCATCTCCTATGAGACCACGCTGCCGGTTGGCACCACCCGGAACAGGTGGAAGCCGATGATCGAGGAGATCTCCGGTCTGGAAGAGGGCAAGGACTTCCACCTGGTGTTCTCCCCGGAACGCGTGCTCACCGGGCGGGTGTTCGAGGATCTGCGGAAATACCCGAAGCTGGTCGGCGGGCTCTCACCCGAGGGTACCGCGAAGGGCATCGATTTCTACGAGCAGGTTCTGACCTTCAACGAGCGCCCCGACCTGCCGCAGGGCAATGGGGTGTGGGACATGGGGTCGGCGGAGGCCGCGGAGATGGCCAAGTTGGCTGAAACCACCTACCGGGACGTCAACATCGGGTTGGCCAACCAGTTCGGGAAGTTCGCCGCCGCTCATGGGATTGATGTCCACAAGGTCATCGACGCCTCCAACTCGCAGCCCTACAGCCACATCCACCGGCCCGGCATCGCCGTCGGCGGGCACTGCATCCCCGTCTACCCGCGCCTCTACCTCTACACCGATCCGGAGGCCACGATCGTGCGTACCGCCCGCGAGGCGAACATGACCATGCCCGGGTATGCGATCGGTTTGGCCGAGGGTGTGTTGGGTGACCTGAAGGGCCGCCGTGTGGTGGTACTGGGTGCCTCCTACCGGGGCAGGGTGAAGGAGACCGCGTTCTCGGGTGTGTTCCCCACCGTCGAGATCCTGAAGTCCAAGGGCGTTGAAGTACTGGTGCATGATCCGATGTACACCGACGAGGAACTCGCGGCGTTCGGGTTCACTCCCTACCGGTTGGGTGAGCCGGTTGATGCCGCGATCCTCCAGGCCGACCATCCCGAGTACCTCGACCTCACCCCCACCGACCTACCCGGAACCCAGGTCATCATCGACGGACGCGGCGTCCTCGACCCGGCCCGCTGGAAGGGTGTCGCCTACCGCTCGATCGGTGACGGCACCGCCCGATGA
- a CDS encoding WbqC family protein has protein sequence MIVTIHQPNFAPWTGYFDKMTKADVFVLLDTVPFTKGGFQNRVKIKGPGGPQWLTIPVHTKGRLGQLTRDVETNELKPWRGDHVKTLQTLYGRCPGFETAKAMLEAVYARETTNLADLCTDLITRLRDHYAIPTKLVRASELEATGSASELLAAITAELGGDVYLSGPSGRNYLDESVFAERGIALDYHSFTPTPYPQPHGDFAGGLSMLDHLASGADPWW, from the coding sequence ATGATCGTAACCATCCACCAACCGAACTTCGCGCCCTGGACGGGCTACTTCGACAAGATGACGAAGGCGGATGTCTTCGTCCTGCTGGACACGGTGCCATTCACCAAGGGCGGGTTCCAGAACCGGGTGAAGATCAAGGGACCGGGCGGGCCGCAGTGGCTGACGATCCCGGTGCACACCAAGGGCCGACTCGGTCAGCTCACGCGCGACGTGGAGACCAACGAGCTGAAGCCGTGGCGCGGCGACCACGTCAAGACCCTTCAGACCCTGTACGGGCGCTGCCCCGGTTTCGAGACGGCCAAGGCGATGCTGGAGGCCGTCTACGCCCGCGAGACGACGAACCTGGCCGATCTGTGCACCGACCTCATCACCCGGCTGCGCGACCACTACGCAATCCCGACGAAACTGGTGCGCGCCTCGGAGCTGGAGGCGACCGGCTCGGCGTCGGAGCTGCTGGCCGCCATCACCGCGGAACTCGGTGGGGACGTCTACCTGTCGGGCCCCTCGGGTCGCAACTACCTGGACGAGTCTGTGTTCGCGGAACGCGGCATTGCGCTGGACTACCACTCGTTCACCCCCACCCCCTACCCCCAGCCGCACGGTGACTTCGCGGGGGGTCTCAGCATGCTCGACCACCTGGCCTCGGGCGCCGATCCCTGGTGGTGA
- a CDS encoding glycosyltransferase family 4 protein: MSRVRHLSSVHDVHDTRVTYKECASLAAAGHDVALLNCHDGDIEVAGVRVIGLGAPRGRIDRILRKTWAIFFRALRERADIYHFHDPELMGVGLALRLCGKKVVYDVHEDVPLQIMNKTWIPGWLKKPLSGITRVLEGISGRALSAIVAATPSIAAKFPAHKTVVVQNFPEKGLADQRNDKPFRDRTNAFIYVGGLSEQQGLFEMLAAFEHLPGDVTGLLAGKFKQLQEQAEAHPGWRHVHHPGPLPRDEVVAGLRDARVGLVLDHPISNYVEGYSTKMFEYMACGLPFIASDFPLWQRIVAEHDCGITVDPFDTDAVAKALNHLLENPEEAARIGENGRQAILHTYNWDIELRKLLSCYESL; encoded by the coding sequence ATGAGCAGGGTCCGTCACCTCTCGTCCGTCCACGATGTCCACGACACCCGCGTCACCTACAAGGAGTGCGCCTCCTTGGCGGCCGCGGGTCACGACGTCGCCCTGCTCAACTGCCACGACGGCGACATCGAGGTGGCGGGGGTGCGGGTGATCGGGCTGGGCGCGCCGCGCGGCCGCATCGACCGGATCCTCCGCAAGACGTGGGCCATCTTCTTCCGTGCGCTGCGGGAAAGAGCCGACATCTACCATTTCCACGACCCCGAGCTGATGGGGGTCGGGCTGGCGCTGCGGCTGTGCGGCAAGAAGGTCGTCTACGACGTCCACGAGGACGTTCCGCTGCAGATCATGAACAAGACCTGGATCCCGGGCTGGTTGAAGAAACCACTCTCGGGGATCACCCGGGTGCTGGAAGGCATCTCGGGCAGGGCACTTAGCGCGATCGTCGCCGCAACCCCGTCGATAGCTGCGAAGTTTCCGGCACACAAGACGGTCGTGGTGCAGAACTTTCCCGAGAAGGGCCTGGCGGACCAACGCAACGACAAGCCCTTCCGGGACCGCACCAACGCGTTCATCTACGTCGGTGGGCTGTCCGAGCAGCAGGGCCTGTTCGAGATGCTGGCGGCCTTCGAACACCTCCCCGGCGACGTCACCGGCCTGCTGGCGGGCAAGTTCAAACAGCTCCAGGAACAGGCCGAGGCGCATCCCGGCTGGCGGCACGTCCACCACCCCGGCCCCCTGCCTCGCGACGAGGTCGTGGCCGGGCTGCGTGACGCCCGGGTCGGGCTCGTGCTGGACCACCCGATCAGCAACTACGTCGAAGGCTATTCGACGAAGATGTTCGAGTACATGGCCTGCGGCCTGCCTTTCATCGCCTCCGATTTCCCCCTGTGGCAGCGGATCGTCGCCGAACACGACTGCGGCATCACCGTCGACCCGTTCGACACCGACGCCGTCGCGAAGGCCCTGAACCACCTGCTGGAAAACCCGGAGGAGGCGGCCCGGATCGGAGAGAACGGGCGGCAGGCGATCCTCCACACGTACAACTGGGACATCGAGTTGAGAAAACTCCTGTCCTGCTATGAGAGCCTCTGA
- a CDS encoding VOC family protein, with the protein MALTLGFIGIVTSDMAASLAFYRALGITVPAGSDDAPHVEAKLGDGTVIAWDSVDVIRGFDAGYTVPTGGHRIALAFDMGSPGQVDRVYRDLVAAGHHGHVEPWDAHWGQRYATLHDPDGNSIDLYAWLPAT; encoded by the coding sequence ATGGCTCTCACACTTGGTTTCATCGGGATCGTCACCTCCGACATGGCCGCGTCGCTGGCCTTCTACCGTGCTCTGGGCATCACCGTCCCGGCAGGTTCCGACGACGCCCCGCACGTCGAGGCGAAACTCGGCGACGGCACCGTCATCGCATGGGACAGCGTCGATGTCATCCGCGGGTTCGACGCCGGCTACACGGTCCCGACGGGTGGGCATCGCATCGCCCTGGCCTTCGACATGGGCAGCCCGGGGCAGGTGGACCGCGTCTATCGCGACCTCGTGGCGGCCGGGCATCACGGACACGTCGAACCGTGGGACGCGCACTGGGGGCAGCGCTACGCCACGCTTCACGACCCCGACGGCAACTCGATTGACCTCTACGCCTGGCTGCCCGCCACCTGA
- the argG gene encoding argininosuccinate synthase, producing MTKVLTSLPVGERVGIAFSGGLDTSVAVAWMRESGAVPCTYTADIGQYDETDIASVPGRAEVYGAEISRLVDCKEALVAEGLSALACGAFHIRSGGRAYFNTTPIGRAVTGTLLVRAMAADDVSVWGDGSTYKGNDIERFYRYGLMANPELRIYKPWLDEAFVSLLGGRAEMSTWLAERGLPYRDSKEKAYSTDANIWGATHEAKTLEDLDVSLETVEPIMGVKFWDPAVEIPTEDVSIRFEQGQPVAINGRRFDSPVALVLEANAIGGRHGLGMSDQIENRIIEAKSRGIYEAPGMALLWIAYERLLAAIHNEDTLANYRSEGLRLGRLLYEGRWLDPQSLMLRESIQRWVASAVTGEVDLRLRRGDDYTILDTRGPNLSYQPEKLSMERVEDAAFGPTDRIGQLTMRNLDIADSRERLELYASQGTLLAGHVNLIGTLEQGGAAKIAALGSGRTTEQVEDAALRSAMDFGTD from the coding sequence GTGACCAAGGTTCTCACTTCTCTTCCCGTCGGCGAACGCGTCGGCATCGCTTTCTCCGGTGGTCTCGACACCTCCGTCGCCGTCGCCTGGATGCGCGAGTCGGGTGCCGTTCCGTGCACCTACACCGCCGACATCGGCCAGTACGACGAAACCGACATCGCCTCGGTGCCCGGCCGCGCCGAGGTGTACGGGGCGGAGATCTCCCGGCTCGTGGACTGCAAGGAAGCGCTCGTCGCCGAGGGACTCTCGGCACTGGCGTGCGGAGCCTTCCACATCCGCTCAGGAGGTCGCGCGTACTTCAACACCACCCCCATCGGCCGGGCCGTCACCGGCACCCTGCTGGTGCGGGCCATGGCCGCCGACGACGTGTCGGTGTGGGGCGACGGCTCCACCTACAAGGGCAACGACATCGAACGCTTCTACCGCTACGGCCTGATGGCGAACCCGGAGCTGCGGATCTACAAGCCGTGGCTCGACGAGGCGTTCGTCTCACTGCTGGGCGGTCGCGCCGAGATGAGCACCTGGCTGGCCGAACGCGGCCTGCCCTACCGCGACTCCAAGGAGAAGGCCTACTCCACCGACGCCAACATCTGGGGAGCCACCCACGAGGCCAAGACCCTCGAGGACCTCGACGTCTCCCTGGAGACGGTGGAGCCGATCATGGGCGTCAAGTTCTGGGACCCGGCCGTCGAGATCCCGACGGAGGACGTCTCGATCCGTTTCGAACAGGGCCAGCCGGTGGCGATCAACGGCCGCCGTTTCGACAGCCCCGTCGCCCTGGTGCTGGAGGCCAACGCCATCGGCGGCCGCCACGGCCTGGGCATGAGCGACCAGATCGAGAACCGCATCATCGAGGCCAAGTCGCGCGGCATCTACGAGGCCCCGGGCATGGCGCTGCTGTGGATCGCCTACGAACGTCTCCTGGCGGCGATCCACAACGAGGACACCCTCGCGAACTACCGCTCCGAGGGGCTGCGGCTCGGTCGGCTGCTGTACGAGGGCCGCTGGCTGGACCCGCAGTCGCTGATGCTGCGCGAGTCGATCCAGCGTTGGGTGGCCTCCGCCGTCACCGGTGAGGTGGACCTGAGGCTGCGTCGCGGCGACGACTACACCATCCTCGACACCCGCGGCCCGAACCTGTCCTACCAGCCGGAGAAACTCTCCATGGAGCGCGTCGAGGACGCGGCCTTCGGACCCACCGACCGCATCGGGCAGCTCACGATGCGCAACCTGGACATCGCGGACTCCCGCGAACGCCTCGAACTGTACGCATCCCAGGGCACGCTGCTCGCGGGTCACGTCAACCTCATCGGCACCCTGGAGCAGGGCGGAGCGGCGAAGATCGCCGCCCTCGGGTCGGGCAGGACCACCGAACAGGTCGAGGACGCGGCCCTGCGCTCGGCCATGGACTTCGGAACGGACTGA
- a CDS encoding PIG-L deacetylase family protein, whose protein sequence is MLIVPKRILVLAPHTDDAELGAGGSMTKWLEAGVDLHVAVFSTAEESLPNGSAPTRLADECHASLDVLGVKPENRQIMHYPVRKLGYHRQEVLENMVAMERQLNPEWILIPSGADLHQDHATIHDEAMRAFKHKTLLGYELPWNHITFSASAFVTLDKRHLDKKWDALTKYTSQLEMGRAYFTKEFHESLAKVRGLQVKHDWAEAFELIRVVL, encoded by the coding sequence GTGTTGATTGTTCCCAAACGAATTCTCGTACTCGCCCCGCACACCGATGATGCCGAACTCGGCGCGGGCGGGTCGATGACCAAGTGGCTGGAGGCAGGGGTCGACCTGCACGTCGCCGTGTTCTCGACTGCCGAGGAGTCGCTACCCAACGGCTCCGCCCCGACCCGGCTGGCCGACGAATGCCACGCCTCCCTTGACGTGCTCGGGGTGAAACCGGAGAACCGGCAGATCATGCACTACCCGGTGCGCAAGCTCGGCTACCACCGCCAGGAGGTGCTGGAGAACATGGTGGCGATGGAACGCCAGCTGAACCCCGAGTGGATCCTGATCCCCTCCGGCGCCGACCTGCACCAGGACCACGCCACCATCCACGACGAGGCGATGCGCGCCTTCAAACACAAGACCCTGCTGGGCTACGAACTGCCCTGGAACCACATCACGTTCTCCGCGTCGGCGTTCGTTACCCTCGACAAACGCCACCTCGACAAGAAATGGGATGCCCTGACGAAGTACACCTCGCAGCTCGAAATGGGCAGGGCGTACTTCACCAAGGAGTTCCACGAATCCCTGGCCAAGGTCCGCGGCCTCCAGGTGAAACACGACTGGGCCGAGGCGTTCGAGCTGATCCGCGTCGTTTTGTGA
- a CDS encoding glycosyltransferase, with product MSPVLAIGPSNYAGQATAWARAVASNLPAQAWSFSGVPLRGGGFHFEVDKLLGRIGFRAPVAWGWRAGRLFDGVTHVALDGFMSFARWDRAAHFQSDARRLAEMGYWMALIAHGSDVRDPLAHMARDQWSYFTVGDEKWRSSLIRRTELNRSFAASCGWPVFHSTPDMGFDLPFSTWLPVVVDVKAWASDAPLLEREKPLVVHVPSQRKPPIKGTQFIDPVLRRLHDEGAIEYVAPSGLPHAQLRELVRSCDVVVDQVMFGSYGVAAVEAMAAGRVCVGRMNEAVRDRLPESPHLLEATPDDLYEVVASIRDRRDELRTRAAENRAFAEKWHDGRVSAERLAPFLGVG from the coding sequence ATGAGTCCTGTTCTGGCCATCGGGCCGTCGAACTATGCCGGGCAGGCGACTGCATGGGCGCGGGCCGTCGCATCGAATCTTCCGGCGCAGGCGTGGTCGTTCTCCGGGGTGCCGTTGCGTGGAGGCGGTTTCCACTTCGAGGTGGACAAGTTGCTCGGCCGGATCGGGTTCCGTGCCCCCGTCGCGTGGGGGTGGCGTGCGGGGCGTCTGTTCGACGGCGTCACCCACGTGGCGCTCGACGGTTTCATGTCCTTCGCGCGATGGGATCGTGCCGCCCATTTCCAGTCGGATGCCCGAAGGCTGGCGGAGATGGGGTATTGGATGGCGTTGATTGCGCACGGCTCCGACGTGCGCGATCCCTTGGCGCACATGGCCCGCGACCAGTGGTCCTATTTCACCGTTGGCGACGAGAAGTGGCGGTCCTCGCTGATCCGCCGCACAGAACTCAACCGGAGTTTTGCGGCCTCCTGTGGCTGGCCGGTGTTCCACTCCACCCCCGACATGGGTTTTGACCTGCCCTTCAGCACGTGGCTGCCGGTGGTGGTAGACGTCAAAGCGTGGGCCTCGGATGCGCCGCTGCTGGAACGTGAGAAACCCCTCGTGGTGCACGTTCCCTCGCAGCGGAAACCACCGATCAAGGGCACCCAGTTCATCGATCCGGTGCTTCGGCGGCTTCATGACGAGGGTGCCATCGAGTACGTCGCGCCTTCGGGCCTGCCGCACGCGCAGTTGCGGGAGCTGGTGCGGTCCTGTGACGTGGTGGTGGATCAGGTGATGTTCGGGTCCTACGGGGTGGCGGCGGTGGAGGCGATGGCCGCGGGCCGGGTGTGCGTCGGGCGCATGAACGAGGCGGTTCGTGACCGGTTGCCGGAGTCGCCGCATCTGCTGGAGGCCACCCCCGACGACCTGTACGAGGTGGTCGCGTCCATTCGTGACCGCCGCGACGAACTGCGCACCAGGGCGGCCGAGAACCGGGCGTTCGCCGAGAAGTGGCACGACGGCCGGGTCTCGGCCGAGCGTCTGGCGCCCTTCCTCGGAGTCGGTTGA